A single window of Jiangella alkaliphila DNA harbors:
- a CDS encoding acyl-CoA dehydrogenase — MSHYRSNLRDIEFALFDVFGSDAQLGSGRYEEFDADTVRSILAEVDRMSREDLAASYVESDRTPPVYDPAARTVALPEAFKKSFAALMDSELWRFALPEGLGGTPLPPSVFWGAAELILGSNAAAWMYASGPSFASVIWRNATEAQKRIAEIMIERQWAATMVLTEPDAGSDVGAGTTKAYPQPDGTWHVEGVKRFITSGEHDMSENIVHLVLARPVGVEGAGGPGTKGLSLFVVPKIRFDPATGELGERNGVYATNVEKKMGLKVSTTCELTFGDGEPATGWLLGDVHDGIAQMFQVIEYARMMVGTKAIATLSSGYLNALDYAKERVQGADLTRANDKTAPRVTITHHPDVRRSLMTQKAHAEGMRALVLYTATMQDAVAAAAARGETDENAERVNDLLLPIVKGYGSERSWVLLGSESLQTFGGSGFLQDYPLEQYVRDAKIDTLYEGTTAIQGQDFFFRKIVRDNGQALGWLSQQIQQTVDDELGGGRLKVERELLAKALADVQGILGTMVGFLMSADERTEGGDVRNVYKVGLNTTRLLLGAGDLVVAWLLLRQAAVALTRLDGEVAEKDQAFYEGKVAAAQFFARQVLPRLAAERAVAEATDNALMDLDEAAF, encoded by the coding sequence ATGAGCCACTACAGGTCCAACCTGCGCGACATCGAGTTCGCGCTGTTCGACGTGTTCGGCAGCGACGCGCAGTTGGGCAGCGGGCGCTACGAGGAGTTCGACGCCGACACCGTGCGCAGCATCCTGGCCGAGGTCGACCGCATGAGCCGCGAAGACCTCGCCGCCTCGTACGTCGAGTCCGACCGCACGCCGCCGGTCTACGACCCCGCCGCCCGCACCGTCGCGCTCCCCGAGGCGTTCAAGAAGAGCTTCGCCGCGCTGATGGACTCCGAGCTCTGGCGCTTCGCGCTGCCCGAGGGCCTGGGCGGCACGCCGCTGCCGCCGTCGGTGTTCTGGGGCGCCGCCGAGCTGATCCTCGGCTCCAACGCCGCCGCCTGGATGTACGCGTCGGGCCCGTCGTTCGCCAGCGTCATCTGGCGCAACGCCACCGAGGCGCAGAAGCGCATCGCCGAGATCATGATCGAGCGGCAGTGGGCGGCCACCATGGTGCTCACCGAGCCCGACGCCGGCTCCGACGTCGGTGCCGGCACCACCAAGGCGTACCCGCAGCCCGACGGCACCTGGCACGTCGAGGGCGTCAAGCGCTTCATCACCTCCGGCGAGCACGACATGAGCGAGAACATCGTCCACCTCGTGCTCGCCCGGCCGGTCGGCGTCGAGGGTGCCGGCGGCCCGGGCACCAAGGGGCTGTCGCTGTTCGTGGTGCCGAAGATCCGGTTCGACCCCGCGACCGGCGAACTGGGCGAGCGCAACGGCGTCTACGCCACCAACGTCGAGAAGAAGATGGGCCTCAAGGTCTCGACGACCTGCGAGCTCACCTTCGGCGACGGCGAGCCGGCCACGGGCTGGCTGCTCGGCGACGTCCACGACGGCATCGCGCAGATGTTCCAGGTCATCGAGTACGCCCGCATGATGGTCGGCACGAAGGCCATCGCGACGCTCTCCTCCGGCTACCTCAACGCGCTCGACTACGCCAAGGAGCGCGTCCAGGGCGCCGACCTCACCCGGGCCAACGACAAGACCGCGCCCCGCGTCACCATCACCCACCACCCCGACGTCCGCCGCTCGCTGATGACCCAGAAGGCGCACGCCGAGGGCATGCGGGCGCTGGTCCTCTACACCGCCACCATGCAGGACGCCGTCGCGGCCGCGGCGGCGCGCGGCGAGACCGACGAGAACGCCGAGCGCGTCAACGACCTGCTGCTGCCGATCGTCAAGGGCTACGGCTCGGAGCGGTCGTGGGTGCTGCTCGGCTCGGAGTCGCTGCAGACCTTCGGCGGCTCGGGCTTCCTGCAGGACTACCCGCTCGAGCAGTACGTCCGCGACGCCAAGATCGACACCCTGTACGAGGGCACCACGGCCATCCAGGGTCAGGACTTCTTCTTCCGCAAGATCGTCCGCGACAACGGCCAGGCCCTCGGCTGGCTGTCGCAGCAGATCCAGCAGACCGTCGACGACGAGTTGGGCGGCGGCCGGTTGAAGGTCGAGCGCGAGCTGCTGGCCAAGGCGCTGGCCGACGTCCAGGGCATCCTCGGCACGATGGTCGGCTTCCTCATGTCCGCCGACGAGCGCACCGAGGGCGGCGACGTCCGCAACGTCTACAAGGTCGGCCTCAACACCACCCGGCTGCTGCTCGGCGCCGGCGACCTCGTGGTCGCCTGGCTGCTGCTCCGTCAGGCTGCCGTGGCCCTGACCAGGCTCGACGGCGAGGTCGCCGAGAAGGACCAGGCGTTCTACGAGGGCAAGGTGGCGGCCGCGCAGTTCTTCGCCCGGCAGGTGCTGCCGCGGCTCGCGGCCGAGCGGGCCGTGGCCGAGGCCACCGACAACGCCCTCATGGACCTCGACGAGGCCGCCTTCTGA
- a CDS encoding META domain-containing protein encodes MASIALLAACGGNDSGDDTTAVPGDSGSDGSTEPAVPIVGSRWVLEELQAAGATVAGQSDPEAYFEIDENGDVTGTTGCNGFSGSAEVGDASITFQPLISTRRGCSGELGQIDTHMLAVLNGEVTVEVTGDALTLTNTEGDSLSLLASDAPSTDL; translated from the coding sequence GTGGCCAGCATCGCCTTGCTGGCGGCCTGTGGCGGTAACGACAGCGGCGACGACACCACCGCCGTCCCTGGCGACTCTGGATCCGACGGCTCCACCGAACCGGCTGTGCCGATCGTCGGCAGCCGGTGGGTGCTCGAGGAACTGCAGGCCGCCGGCGCGACGGTCGCGGGCCAGTCCGACCCGGAGGCATATTTCGAGATCGACGAGAACGGCGACGTCACCGGCACGACCGGCTGCAACGGCTTCAGCGGGTCGGCTGAGGTGGGCGACGCCAGCATCACCTTCCAGCCGCTCATCTCGACCCGCCGCGGCTGCTCCGGCGAGCTCGGCCAGATCGACACCCACATGCTGGCGGTGCTCAACGGCGAGGTCACGGTCGAGGTGACCGGCGACGCCCTGACGCTCACCAACACCGAGGGCGACTCGCTGAGCCTGCTCGCCTCCGACGCTCCGTCCACCGACCTCTGA
- a CDS encoding META domain-containing protein produces MRRPAGALCLLGVLMLLAACGDSAAGTDGGDGGGNELTGRTFVSTEDVGIPGGGPLDLTFTDDGRLLATAGCNSANGPVELSGGRLVSDLGLTEMGCEPAVMASDEWLVELLSAEPAWELADDVLVLTAGDQTVSLTDRDVLEPPVELTGRQWDIDGLTDGATASSVPVGVTPFLRIDGDALTGHTGCNAIDGTVTIDGDTLTVADLGMTDMACNGATGYVEDVVLAALDGAVRFSITADRLSLEAPSGFGVQAVSAG; encoded by the coding sequence ATGCGACGCCCAGCGGGTGCCCTCTGCCTGCTGGGCGTCCTGATGCTCCTGGCCGCCTGCGGCGACTCCGCCGCAGGCACGGACGGTGGCGACGGCGGCGGCAACGAGCTGACCGGCCGCACCTTCGTCTCCACCGAGGACGTCGGCATCCCCGGCGGCGGCCCGCTGGACCTCACCTTCACCGACGACGGCCGGCTGCTGGCCACGGCCGGCTGCAACAGCGCCAACGGGCCGGTCGAGCTGTCCGGCGGCCGGCTCGTCAGCGACCTCGGCCTGACGGAGATGGGCTGCGAGCCCGCCGTCATGGCCTCCGACGAGTGGCTGGTCGAGCTGCTGTCCGCCGAGCCGGCCTGGGAGCTGGCCGACGACGTGCTGGTGCTCACGGCGGGCGACCAGACGGTGTCGTTGACCGACCGCGACGTGCTGGAGCCGCCGGTCGAGCTGACCGGCCGGCAATGGGACATCGACGGGCTCACCGACGGCGCGACGGCATCGTCCGTGCCGGTGGGCGTCACGCCGTTCCTGCGCATCGACGGCGATGCCCTGACCGGCCACACCGGCTGCAACGCCATCGACGGCACCGTCACGATCGACGGCGACACCCTCACGGTCGCCGACCTCGGCATGACCGACATGGCCTGTAACGGCGCGACGGGGTACGTCGAGGACGTCGTGCTCGCGGCGCTGGACGGCGCGGTCCGGTTCTCCATCACGGCCGACCGGTTGTCGCTGGAGGCGCCGAGCGGGTTCGGGGTGCAGGCGGTGTCCGCCGGTTGA
- a CDS encoding GNAT family N-acetyltransferase, whose translation MATTPTLTGERIRLVPLGPEHAAALFESLHDPESMRLTGTHRTFTRADIDAYCASRAEQDERLDWVIEDAVTGEYAGGIAVNDIDADNETAGFRIDLIETYRGRGLGPEAIELMLRHLFDEVGVHRVDLEVYAFNPRAQRSYEKCGFVVEGRMRESLLWDGQRVDTIVMGLLRPDWLARRSV comes from the coding sequence GTGGCCACCACGCCCACGCTGACCGGCGAGCGCATTCGGCTGGTCCCGCTCGGCCCCGAGCACGCCGCGGCCCTGTTCGAGTCGCTGCACGATCCCGAGTCGATGCGGCTCACCGGCACCCACCGCACGTTCACCCGGGCCGATATCGACGCCTACTGCGCCAGCCGGGCCGAGCAGGACGAGCGGCTCGACTGGGTCATCGAAGACGCCGTCACGGGTGAGTACGCCGGCGGCATCGCCGTCAACGACATCGACGCCGACAACGAGACCGCCGGCTTCCGCATCGACCTCATCGAGACGTACCGTGGCCGGGGCCTCGGCCCGGAGGCGATCGAGCTGATGCTGCGCCACCTGTTCGACGAGGTCGGCGTCCATCGGGTCGACCTCGAGGTGTACGCGTTCAACCCGCGGGCGCAGCGCTCCTACGAGAAGTGCGGGTTCGTCGTCGAGGGCCGGATGCGCGAGTCGCTGCTGTGGGACGGCCAGCGGGTCGATACCATCGTCATGGGCCTGCTCCGGCCCGACTGGCTGGCCCGCCGCAGCGTCTGA
- a CDS encoding ABC transporter permease, with amino-acid sequence MGAFVAAFVAMVLGAAMVMACGGLMETGIRTAVPPQQLTGADVVVAGEQRYAIPGTDESAVLPERVRVDDDLVATVAAVDGVAAAEGHVLDEPAPAGTVDAIAVTAAPGVGAGELSERIDAALDGTATTTLTGDDRGLAELPEAQASSEDLISLAGVFGGWATMVSMFGVASMLALSIQQRGRELALLRAVGGTPGQLRRMVLGETLVLSVVATSVALIPGQYLGRFLFERMTDAGVVPAGVEFRQGWIPIVSAVGAALIAAIGGALVAGRRAAAVRPTQALTEADLQTRTMGAWRWVFGLLALSGGIALGVVTVTVMSGPLTSSTAGPAVFLWAIGLALLAPVLTRAMTALLQWPVRAVAGVSGHLAVLNARGRTARTAAVVTPIIMLTGIATGTLYLQATEDAVNRETFTRGLVADAVVTSSVSAEPELVDRIAALPGVAGASELVRSTGFVESPHDDSQSDEGWTLQGVTAAGAAATTPVTTVDGAMTDLTGDTVALDADHARSLGVGIGDELTLRLGDGAAATVEVTATFDAADDYDTLLLPADLLAPHTTTGGAHEILVAADGGSAAPVLAELRELAAATPGLAVADRAALFDDYGDQQRTLAFANYTIVLMIVAYAAISVINVLSASTGARRREFGLQRLTGATRAQVLRMVSAEGVLVAAVGITLGTLASVATLVPFSLARADQLTPSGSPLIYLGVVAVALGLTLTATLLPAWRALRQRAAQAAATAD; translated from the coding sequence ATGGGAGCGTTCGTGGCGGCGTTCGTGGCGATGGTCCTCGGCGCCGCCATGGTGATGGCGTGCGGCGGGCTGATGGAGACCGGCATCCGCACCGCCGTGCCGCCGCAGCAGCTGACCGGCGCCGACGTCGTCGTCGCGGGGGAGCAGCGCTACGCCATCCCCGGCACCGACGAGTCGGCGGTGCTGCCCGAGCGGGTGCGCGTCGACGACGACCTGGTCGCGACGGTCGCCGCCGTCGACGGCGTGGCCGCCGCCGAGGGGCACGTGCTGGACGAGCCCGCACCCGCCGGCACCGTCGACGCGATCGCGGTGACGGCCGCGCCCGGCGTCGGCGCGGGTGAGCTGAGCGAGCGCATCGACGCCGCGCTCGACGGCACCGCCACGACGACGCTCACCGGCGACGACCGCGGCCTGGCCGAGCTGCCCGAGGCGCAGGCCAGCAGCGAGGACCTCATCTCGCTGGCCGGGGTGTTCGGCGGCTGGGCGACGATGGTCTCGATGTTCGGCGTGGCGTCGATGCTGGCGCTGTCCATCCAGCAGCGCGGCCGCGAGCTGGCGCTGCTGCGCGCGGTCGGCGGGACGCCCGGCCAGCTGCGCCGCATGGTGCTCGGCGAGACGCTGGTGCTGTCCGTGGTCGCGACGTCCGTCGCGCTGATCCCCGGCCAGTACCTGGGCCGGTTCCTGTTCGAGCGGATGACCGACGCCGGTGTCGTGCCGGCCGGTGTGGAGTTCCGGCAGGGCTGGATCCCGATCGTGTCGGCGGTCGGCGCGGCGCTGATCGCGGCGATCGGCGGCGCGCTGGTCGCGGGCCGCCGGGCGGCCGCCGTCCGGCCCACCCAGGCGCTGACCGAGGCCGACCTGCAGACCCGCACGATGGGTGCGTGGCGCTGGGTGTTCGGGCTGCTGGCGCTGAGCGGCGGCATCGCGCTGGGCGTCGTCACGGTGACGGTGATGAGCGGCCCGCTCACGTCCAGCACGGCCGGCCCCGCGGTGTTCCTGTGGGCCATCGGCCTGGCGCTGCTGGCCCCCGTCCTGACCCGTGCGATGACCGCACTGCTGCAGTGGCCGGTCCGGGCCGTCGCCGGCGTCTCCGGGCACCTGGCCGTGCTCAACGCCCGCGGCCGCACGGCGCGCACGGCCGCCGTCGTCACCCCGATCATCATGCTCACCGGCATCGCCACCGGCACCCTCTACCTGCAGGCCACCGAGGACGCGGTCAACCGCGAGACGTTCACCCGCGGGCTGGTCGCCGACGCCGTCGTGACGTCGTCCGTGTCGGCCGAGCCGGAGCTGGTGGACCGGATCGCCGCGCTGCCGGGCGTCGCCGGCGCCTCCGAGCTGGTCCGCAGCACGGGCTTCGTCGAGTCGCCGCACGACGACTCGCAGAGCGACGAGGGCTGGACGCTGCAGGGCGTCACCGCCGCCGGCGCGGCCGCGACCACCCCGGTCACGACGGTCGACGGCGCGATGACCGACCTGACCGGCGACACCGTCGCGCTGGACGCGGACCACGCGCGGTCGCTCGGGGTCGGCATCGGCGACGAGCTGACGCTGCGGCTGGGCGACGGCGCGGCCGCGACGGTCGAGGTGACCGCGACCTTCGACGCCGCCGACGACTACGACACGCTGCTGCTGCCGGCGGACCTGCTGGCGCCGCACACGACCACCGGCGGCGCGCACGAGATCCTGGTCGCCGCCGACGGCGGGTCGGCCGCTCCCGTCCTGGCCGAGCTGCGCGAGCTGGCCGCGGCGACGCCCGGGCTGGCCGTCGCCGACCGCGCGGCGCTGTTCGACGACTACGGCGACCAGCAGCGCACCCTCGCGTTCGCCAACTACACCATCGTCCTGATGATCGTCGCGTACGCCGCGATCTCGGTGATCAACGTGCTGTCGGCCAGTACCGGCGCGCGGCGGCGCGAGTTCGGGCTGCAACGGCTGACCGGGGCCACCCGCGCCCAGGTGCTGCGGATGGTCAGCGCCGAGGGCGTGCTGGTGGCGGCCGTCGGCATCACGCTCGGCACGCTCGCCTCGGTCGCGACGCTGGTCCCGTTCAGCCTCGCGCGGGCCGACCAGCTGACGCCGTCGGGCTCGCCGCTGATCTACCTGGGCGTGGTGGCCGTGGCGCTGGGGCTGACGCTGACTGCGACACTGCTGCCGGCCTGGCGGGCGCTACGGCAGCGGGCGGCGCAGGCGGCGGCGACGGCCGACTGA
- a CDS encoding VOC family protein produces MAALREIVIDCEHAPSLARFWAAVLDDYEVLPYDDAEIARLAALGLTPETDPTVGVGGPGPTLFFQQVPEPKTVKNRVHLDVEAPDQQAEVDRLLALGATVHSVHERWTTMLDPEGNEFCVAQPG; encoded by the coding sequence ATGGCAGCCCTGCGTGAGATCGTCATCGACTGCGAACACGCCCCGAGCCTGGCCCGCTTCTGGGCCGCCGTGCTCGACGACTACGAGGTCCTTCCCTACGACGACGCCGAGATCGCGCGGCTGGCCGCGCTCGGCCTCACCCCCGAGACCGACCCCACGGTGGGTGTCGGCGGCCCCGGCCCGACGCTGTTCTTCCAGCAGGTGCCCGAGCCCAAGACCGTCAAGAACCGCGTCCACCTCGACGTCGAGGCGCCGGACCAGCAGGCCGAGGTCGACCGGCTGCTCGCCCTCGGGGCCACCGTGCACAGCGTCCACGAGCGGTGGACCACGATGCTCGACCCCGAGGGCAACGAGTTCTGCGTCGCGCAGCCCGGCTGA
- a CDS encoding YegP family protein — protein MAGKFELYKDKSDQYRFRLKAGNGEVIAVGEAYTSKSGALNGIDSIKRNAADAEVDDQTDD, from the coding sequence ATGGCTGGGAAGTTCGAGCTCTACAAGGACAAGTCCGACCAGTACCGCTTCCGCCTGAAGGCCGGCAACGGCGAGGTCATCGCCGTCGGCGAGGCCTACACCAGCAAGAGCGGCGCGCTGAACGGCATCGACTCCATCAAGCGCAACGCCGCCGACGCGGAGGTCGACGACCAGACCGACGACTGA
- a CDS encoding glycoside hydrolase domain-containing protein gives MVTDGGSIMRTLTKAAGAAVAAATFVAASISTAAALPDSPVYYPPGSASTLAIGRGFDTCTAPSISALKTWLASSYRTVNIYFGGVNRGCAQPNLSAGWVRDATAAGWRLLPTYFGRQPYCMLGTKPHRYTAGTAGAYGTSEAQDAIAQARALGLLPGSALYADVEHYDRTDATCALAVRRYVSAWTTTLHGAGYLAGAYVHQDSGLRDLSASYGNSSWARPDAVWMARWDGNPALSGWPTAPNAQWAGHQRLKQYLGDHSETWGGVTLHIDSDALDAPVATTARSYSVTSSTSLNARSGPGTSYPVVSSHTPGSTLAVMCQGLGSVVGTSSVWDRLTNGAWVADYYVSTPSNTTFSSPLQRCTYPGQVTSTTPLSARTGPGVSYPVSGAALPPGALAWVMCQNTGTAVGTSAVWNRMADGRWVPDYYVANRSNTTYSAPVPRCP, from the coding sequence ATGGTGACGGACGGGGGGTCCATCATGCGCACACTCACCAAGGCGGCGGGGGCCGCCGTCGCCGCCGCCACGTTCGTGGCCGCGAGCATCAGCACGGCGGCCGCGCTGCCGGACTCGCCGGTCTACTATCCGCCCGGGTCGGCATCGACTCTCGCCATCGGGCGCGGGTTCGACACGTGCACGGCCCCGTCGATCTCGGCGCTGAAGACGTGGCTCGCGTCGTCGTACCGGACGGTCAACATCTACTTCGGCGGAGTGAACCGCGGCTGTGCCCAGCCGAACCTCTCCGCCGGCTGGGTGCGCGACGCGACGGCGGCCGGCTGGCGGCTTCTGCCCACGTACTTCGGCCGGCAGCCGTACTGCATGCTGGGCACGAAGCCGCACCGCTACACCGCCGGGACGGCCGGGGCGTACGGCACCTCCGAGGCGCAGGACGCCATCGCCCAGGCACGCGCCCTGGGCCTGCTGCCTGGCAGCGCCCTCTACGCCGACGTCGAGCACTACGACCGCACCGACGCCACCTGCGCGCTCGCGGTGCGCCGCTACGTCTCCGCCTGGACGACCACGCTGCACGGCGCCGGCTACCTGGCCGGGGCGTACGTGCACCAGGACTCAGGGCTGCGCGACCTGTCCGCGTCCTACGGGAACTCGAGCTGGGCCCGCCCGGACGCCGTGTGGATGGCCCGGTGGGACGGCAACCCCGCGCTGAGCGGCTGGCCGACGGCGCCGAATGCGCAGTGGGCCGGGCACCAGCGGCTCAAGCAGTACCTCGGCGACCACAGCGAGACCTGGGGCGGCGTCACACTCCACATCGACAGCGACGCCCTCGACGCGCCGGTCGCGACGACCGCCCGCAGCTACAGCGTGACCAGCTCGACGTCGCTGAACGCGCGCAGCGGGCCAGGCACGTCCTACCCGGTTGTCAGCAGCCATACGCCCGGCAGCACGCTCGCGGTGATGTGCCAGGGCCTCGGGTCGGTGGTCGGGACGAGCTCGGTGTGGGACCGGCTCACCAACGGCGCGTGGGTCGCAGACTATTACGTCTCGACGCCGTCGAACACGACATTCTCCAGCCCATTGCAGCGGTGCACGTACCCCGGTCAGGTCACCAGCACCACACCGCTCAGCGCGCGCACCGGACCGGGTGTGTCATATCCGGTCAGCGGCGCTGCGCTGCCGCCTGGAGCGCTGGCGTGGGTGATGTGCCAGAACACGGGAACGGCGGTGGGCACCAGCGCCGTCTGGAACCGGATGGCCGACGGACGCTGGGTGCCCGACTACTACGTGGCCAACCGCTCCAACACGACGTACAGCGCACCCGTGCCGCGCTGCCCGTGA
- a CDS encoding glycoside hydrolase domain-containing protein — MTRRRHAVIAATVLFAATSVTAAAPVSATDARLPEPTIATGLGFDTCTAPSVAALDAWWGTSPYTTVNIYFGGINRGCRQPNLTPSWVQTVSGMGWGLLPTYMGHQPICILGTKEHRFTEADATAIGTANAQDAIAQAQHLGLLPGSALYADVEHYDRRDTSCITAVRRYVSAWTTTLHDAGYLAGVYVHQDSGVRDLSAVYDSPDYARPDAVWMARWDGNPALTGWPTAPDSQWSNHQRAKQYLGDHNETHGGVTINIDSDSLDAPIATVADR, encoded by the coding sequence ATGACCCGGAGACGACACGCGGTCATCGCCGCCACCGTCCTGTTCGCCGCCACCTCCGTCACCGCAGCCGCCCCGGTGAGCGCCACCGACGCGCGCCTCCCGGAGCCCACCATCGCCACCGGCCTCGGCTTCGACACCTGCACCGCACCGTCGGTCGCCGCGCTCGACGCGTGGTGGGGCACGTCGCCTTACACCACCGTCAACATCTACTTCGGCGGCATCAACCGCGGCTGCCGCCAGCCGAACCTGACGCCGTCGTGGGTCCAGACCGTCAGCGGCATGGGCTGGGGCCTGCTGCCGACCTACATGGGCCACCAGCCGATCTGCATCCTCGGCACCAAGGAGCACCGGTTCACCGAGGCCGACGCCACCGCCATCGGCACCGCGAACGCGCAGGACGCCATCGCGCAGGCCCAGCACCTCGGGCTGCTGCCGGGCAGCGCGCTGTACGCCGACGTCGAGCACTACGACCGCCGCGACACCTCGTGCATCACCGCGGTCCGCCGCTACGTCTCCGCGTGGACGACGACGCTGCACGACGCGGGCTACCTGGCCGGGGTGTACGTGCACCAGGACTCCGGCGTGCGCGACCTGTCCGCCGTCTACGACTCCCCCGACTACGCCCGTCCCGACGCCGTCTGGATGGCGCGGTGGGACGGCAACCCGGCGCTCACCGGGTGGCCGACGGCGCCCGACAGCCAGTGGTCGAATCACCAGCGCGCCAAGCAGTACCTCGGCGACCACAACGAGACGCACGGCGGCGTCACCATCAACATCGACAGCGACTCCCTCGACGCGCCCATCGCCACGGTTGCAGATCGATAA
- a CDS encoding Rossmann-fold NAD(P)-binding domain-containing protein — MHVDDLGRAFALAAEDAPAGTLLHVVGGVSTAKEMSEAIGRLIGAPEATSALPLDVARRELPIADWMAVRQRIGARRVRDLLGWRPEGPSIAADLAEGTYRRLLPQ; from the coding sequence GTGCACGTCGACGACCTCGGCCGGGCGTTCGCGCTGGCCGCCGAGGACGCGCCCGCCGGGACCCTGCTGCACGTCGTGGGTGGCGTGTCGACGGCGAAGGAGATGAGCGAGGCGATCGGCCGGCTCATCGGCGCACCGGAGGCGACGTCGGCGCTGCCGCTGGACGTCGCCCGGCGCGAGCTGCCGATCGCCGACTGGATGGCGGTGCGCCAGCGCATCGGCGCCCGCCGCGTGCGCGACCTGCTCGGCTGGCGGCCGGAGGGGCCGTCCATCGCCGCGGACCTGGCCGAAGGGACCTATCGCCGGTTGCTCCCGCAATGA
- a CDS encoding aldo/keto reductase: MLYTRLGTSGLVVSRLTFGAMTFGSYEVGNGFRADVGQRDADRMVGVALDAGVTVFDTAEAYGNGASEEVLGAALARSGARDRVVVATKVFNGPGPDVNGSALSYRHVVNNAEAALRRLGTDWIDLYQLHLPDFHTPLDETLRALDDLVRRGLVRYTGWSNFPAWYAAQARAVQERAGWAPFVSGQLYYSLVGRDAEDELLPYTRAAGLGTLIWSPLASGFLTGKYTRADPSGGGGRRRDFAVPPVDLERGYDVVDALRELAGEHGVTPAQVAYGWLLARPGVSSLIVGASSPEQLAENLAAADFVLPAGDVARLDALTTPAPRYPAWAVPAGDPAEVPR, encoded by the coding sequence TTGCTCTACACCCGGCTCGGCACGTCCGGTCTCGTCGTCTCCCGGCTGACCTTCGGCGCCATGACCTTCGGCAGCTACGAGGTCGGCAACGGCTTCCGCGCCGACGTCGGCCAGCGCGACGCGGACCGGATGGTCGGCGTGGCGCTGGACGCCGGCGTCACCGTCTTCGACACCGCGGAGGCGTACGGCAACGGCGCGAGCGAGGAGGTCCTCGGCGCCGCACTGGCGCGGTCAGGCGCCCGCGACCGCGTCGTCGTCGCCACCAAGGTCTTCAACGGTCCCGGTCCCGACGTCAACGGCAGCGCGCTGTCGTACCGGCACGTGGTCAACAACGCCGAGGCGGCGCTGCGCCGGCTCGGCACCGACTGGATCGACCTCTACCAGCTGCATCTGCCCGACTTCCACACCCCGCTGGACGAGACGCTGCGCGCCCTGGACGACCTGGTCCGCCGCGGCCTGGTGCGCTACACCGGCTGGTCGAACTTCCCGGCCTGGTACGCGGCCCAGGCGCGCGCCGTCCAGGAACGCGCGGGCTGGGCGCCGTTCGTGTCCGGGCAGCTCTACTACTCACTGGTCGGCCGCGACGCCGAGGACGAGCTGCTGCCGTACACGCGCGCGGCGGGCCTGGGCACGCTGATCTGGTCGCCGCTGGCCAGCGGCTTCCTCACCGGCAAGTACACCCGGGCCGACCCGTCCGGCGGGGGCGGGCGGCGCCGCGACTTCGCCGTCCCGCCGGTCGACCTCGAGCGCGGATACGACGTCGTCGACGCGCTGCGCGAGCTGGCCGGCGAGCACGGCGTCACCCCGGCGCAGGTGGCCTACGGCTGGCTGCTCGCCCGGCCGGGCGTCAGCTCGCTCATCGTCGGCGCCAGCAGTCCCGAGCAACTGGCCGAGAACCTCGCCGCCGCCGACTTCGTGCTGCCGGCCGGCGACGTCGCCCGGCTGGACGCGCTGACCACGCCCGCGCCGCGCTACCCGGCCTGGGCGGTGCCGGCAGGCGACCCGGCAGAGGTGCCGCGGTGA